The genomic interval GAGCAAGAAGATTGCTTCCATAATCGAGTCATCAGGCGAACATGTCGGAATTTTACGGTTAATCAAATGGTCTTTGACCGGTTCATGGCCAATCTTGTCGAGCATTTCTTGTAGTTCTTCGACGTTGGTTTTCATGAAATTAAGATCAACCATTTTGCGCCCCATGTTGATCGAAATGGAGCGAGGTAAAAGTGCACGAAGTAGGTTCATCGAGGAAAAGATGCCGACAAAATAGCCATTTTCATCAACCACCGACAGATAGCGTTTACCGCTGTGGTGAACCGCCGCAAGCGCTTCATAGAGCGTTTGATCTGGGTGCAACGTAGTCGGGTTTGCGGTCATGATATCGCGGCAGGTACTTCTCATCAGCAATTCCTCAGTTGATTGGATGAAACAAAACTCATGTGATTGTTAGCATAACGTAACATCATACCGCAAGGATGCCAATCTCCCAACACATAACGCATCCCTTTCTCTTCTTTATGGCTTGCACAGCGGTGGGTATGTCCATGAATAAGGGTGGTGACACCATAATCACGCATGGTGTCATGAACCGCCTGCGATTGAACATCGGTTATCTGCTCGGGTTTTAACGCCCCCCGTTCACGGCTTTCCTGGCGCAACCGTGCCCCGATACTTTGTTTTGCGCGCTTAGGTAGCAGACGATACAGGCCTTGTGTGATCTTGCTGCGCAGCACGCGACGCAAACGTTGATAGCCGACATCATCAAGACACAATAAATCGCCGTGTTCGATCAGGATGCGCTCTTTACCTGCTTCGATCACTTCACGTTCAGGGAGAAGACTCATCGAGCAGCACGCGGCAAACGCCTCACCAAGCAAGAAATCGCGGTTGCCGTGCTGATAATAAATCGGACAATAGGCAGCGAGTTCGGCAATTTTTGCCGCAATCTCTTGCTGGTATGGATTCGCTAGATCATCACCTAACCAATAATCAAATAAATCGCCAAGAATATAAAGCGCATCAGGCGGACTATCTTTTAACGCGCTAAGCGCATCAATAAACGCAGCATTAATCTCAGGCTGTGTGTCGCTTAAATGGCTGTCAGCGAGAAAATAGAGCGTGGCATCGGCAGGATAAGTGTGCATGGGCTTTTGCTCTGTGTTGACAAGCTTATGGCTTGCCAACACGGGTATTGCTACTTAAGAAACGATTTCGCTGCGCTCGATCACCACATCTTCTTTAGGCACATCGCTGTGTCCGGCAAAGCGTCCGGTCGAGACCTTGGCGATCGCATCGACCACATCCATCCCGGCAACGACTTTACCGAATACGGCATAACCCCAGCCGCTGATCGTTTTGCCGCTGTGGTTTAAAAAGTCATTATCGACTAAGTTGATGAAAAATTGTGAGCTTGCTGAGTGTGGGTCTTGTGTGCGCGCCATCGATAGCGTGCCACGTTCGTTTTTAAGACCGTTATCGGCTTCGTTCTCGATCGGTGCGCGGGTAGATTTCTCTTTCAATCC from Suttonella sp. R2A3 carries:
- a CDS encoding CBS domain-containing protein; translated protein: MRSTCRDIMTANPTTLHPDQTLYEALAAVHHSGKRYLSVVDENGYFVGIFSSMNLLRALLPRSISINMGRKMVDLNFMKTNVEELQEMLDKIGHEPVKDHLINRKIPTCSPDDSIMEAIFLLHQHHAHVIVAEEDSQRFLGIISINGLLDHVKPQST
- a CDS encoding peptidylprolyl isomerase gives rise to the protein MIRFHTNHGVIDIELDHEHAPNTARNFQSYAEEGFFDGTIFHRVIPGFVLQGGGMLPGLKEKSTRAPIENEADNGLKNERGTLSMARTQDPHSASSQFFINLVDNDFLNHSGKTISGWGYAVFGKVVAGMDVVDAIAKVSTGRFAGHSDVPKEDVVIERSEIVS
- a CDS encoding UDP-2,3-diacylglucosamine diphosphatase, coding for MHTYPADATLYFLADSHLSDTQPEINAAFIDALSALKDSPPDALYILGDLFDYWLGDDLANPYQQEIAAKIAELAAYCPIYYQHGNRDFLLGEAFAACCSMSLLPEREVIEAGKERILIEHGDLLCLDDVGYQRLRRVLRSKITQGLYRLLPKRAKQSIGARLRQESRERGALKPEQITDVQSQAVHDTMRDYGVTTLIHGHTHRCASHKEEKGMRYVLGDWHPCGMMLRYANNHMSFVSSNQLRNC